In Heptranchias perlo isolate sHepPer1 chromosome 7, sHepPer1.hap1, whole genome shotgun sequence, a genomic segment contains:
- the LOC137323422 gene encoding NADH-quinone oxidoreductase subunit B-like, which produces MEGTEHKDENFKFEALVDRQPNQVAALGVLRLSRFGTFVSRPNSLLANQSRCLHQTTVTENADSSTLAKQKSTAVVTKKFSLPSNKGEFVVTKLDELINWARRSSLWPMTFGLACCAVETMHMAAPRYGIVFRTSPRQSDVMIVAGTLTNKMAPALRKVYDQMPEPRYVVSMGSCANGGGYYHYSYAVVRGCDRIVPVDIYVPGCPPTAEALLYGILQLQKKIKRERRISIWYRK; this is translated from the coding sequence TCAAGTGGCGGCCCTGGGCGTTCTGCGCCTCAGCAGATTCGGGACCTTCGTCTCCAGACCCAATTCACTCCTTGCTAATCAGTCACGGTGCCTCCATCAGACCACGGTGACAGAAAATGCAGACAGCTCCACGCTGGCAAAACAGAAGAGCACTGCAGTGGTCACCAAGAAGTTCTCACTTCCCAGCAACAAAGGGGAGTTTGTCGTCACAAAACTAGATGAACTGATAAATTGGGCTCGACGGAGTTCTTTGTGGCCCATGACCTTTGGCCTCGCCTGCTGTGCCGTTGAAACGATGCACATGGCAGCGCCCAGGTACGGCATAGTCTTCCGTACCAGTCCTCGGCAGTCGGACGTTATGATCGTGGCTGGTACTCTCACAAACAAAATGGCTCCAGCCCTTCGAAAGGTTTATGATCAGATGCCTGAACCTCGCTATGTGGTCTCCATGGGCAGTTGTGCAAATGGCGGTGGTTATTACCATTACTCCTATGCCGTGGTGAGGGGCTGTGACAGAATTGTGCCAGTAGATATTTATGTCCCAGGCTGCCCACCCACAGCCGAAGCACTTCTGTATGGAATTCTACAGCTGCAGAagaaaataaagagggaaagaaggatAAGCATTTGGTATCGGAAATAA